In one Streptosporangiales bacterium genomic region, the following are encoded:
- a CDS encoding DUF2493 domain-containing protein produces MTRLLITGSRTWTTPIPVWDALDTWRHHAHAAGETFVVVHGACHRGVDAFTAAWCQRHRQDPLVVEEPHPADWRSHRRAAGVIRNHAMVALGADACIAFIRDHSPGASHCATSAAIAGIPVTVHQWGREGLR; encoded by the coding sequence ATGACGCGGCTGCTGATCACCGGATCCCGGACCTGGACGACCCCGATCCCGGTCTGGGACGCCCTGGACACCTGGCGCCACCATGCCCATGCCGCCGGCGAGACCTTCGTGGTCGTCCACGGCGCGTGCCATCGCGGCGTCGACGCTTTCACCGCGGCGTGGTGCCAGCGCCACCGCCAGGACCCCCTGGTGGTCGAGGAACCGCACCCGGCCGACTGGCGCAGCCACCGCCGCGCCGCCGGGGTGATCCGCAACCACGCCATGGTCGCGCTCGGCGCCGACGCCTGCATCGCCTTCATCCGCGACCACTCACCCGGAGCGAGCCACTGCGCGACCAGCGCGGCCATCGCAGGCATCCCCGTCACCGTCCACCAATGGGGACGGGAGGGCCTGCGGTGA